Proteins encoded together in one Coffea arabica cultivar ET-39 chromosome 2c, Coffea Arabica ET-39 HiFi, whole genome shotgun sequence window:
- the LOC113726982 gene encoding uncharacterized protein isoform X3 — MTIHAAVIQKLLSTNAHLGRRVAAHHFKIYSCGSRNAMTIIDSDKTLICLRNACNFIGNLVRLKGRFLFVNTNTLFDEIIEEMTKAIGIKNDKSWRLGGFLTNSSSPKKFRGRNKKLNLGAIHAPDCVVIFDTERKSSVILEAERLQVPIVGLVDSSMPWETYKKITYPVPANDSVQFVYLFCNLITKTFLYEQRKMKAAQGADDSTAGTREDDLQIETASKRGKIFVLPYESLQPAPEDVSDLKQLLDKVVVLKFNGRLGTNMGLNGPKSTIEVQNGMTCLDLVINQIESLNAKYGCDIPLLLANTVNTHDSTLKVLQQHTNKNIHAFLQSEEYEDDSDEAPHQDRMYASSHSEVYLSLKNSGKLDVLLSQGKEYILVLNSDNLAQVIEPKIISHLVQNNIETCMEVMPASSDLEVKEVPSHEGKYETLYSWAGLLES; from the exons ATGACGATCCACGCCGCAGTGATCCAAAAGCTCCTCAGTACAAACGCGCATTTGGGTCGCCGGGTCGCAGCTCACCACTTCAAAATCTACTCTTGCGGCTCCCGGAATGCCATGACTATAATAGACTCCGACAAGACTCTTATTTGCCTCCGCAACGCCTGCAATTTCATCGGCAACCTCGTCAGATTAAAAGGGCGGTTTCTTTTCGTCAATACCAACACCCTTTTCGACGAAATCATCGAGGAAATGACAAAAGCTATTGGGATTAAGAATGACAAGTCGTGGCGTCTTGGAGGCTTTTTAACAAACAGTTCGAGTCCCAAAAAGTTTCGCGGCCGGAATAAGAAGTTGAACTTGGGAGCCATTCACGCTCCTGATTGTGTGGTGATTTTCGATACGGAGAGGAAGTCTTCGGTTATTTTGGAGGCTGAAAGGTTGCAGGTTCCGATTGTGGGGCTCGTTGATTCGAGTATGCCGTGGGAAACTTATAAGAAGATTACTTATCCGGTGCCTGCCAATGATTCAGTTCaatttgtttacttgttttgTAATTTGATCACGAAAACTTTTTTGTATGagcaaagaaaaatgaaggCTGCACAAGGGGCAGATGATTCAACCGCTGGGACTCG GGAGGATGATTTACAAATTGAGACTGCTAGCAAGAGGGGTAAAATCTTTGTTCTTCCTTATGAAAGCCTGCAGCCTGCTCCTGAGG ATGTCTCAGACTTGAAGCAGCTGCTGGACAAAGTTGTGGTGTTGAAATTCAATGGAAGGCTGGGGACAAACATGGGTCTTAATGGGCCCAA GTCTACCATTGAAGTGCAGAATGGAATGACATGTCTTGATTTAGTTATCAATCAAATTGAG TCCCTCAACGCTAAATATGGATGTGACATTCCCCTGCTTCTGGCGAATACAGTTAATACGCATGATTCTACCTTAAAG GTTTTGCAGCAACACACGAACAAAAATATTCATGCGTTTCTCCAG AGTGAAGAGTATGAGGATGATTCAGATGAAGCTCCACACCAGGATAGAAT GTATGCGTCCAGTCACAGTGAAGTTTATCTTTCCTTGAAGAACAGTGGTAAACTTGATGTTCTATTATCTCAG GGTAAGGAGTATATTCTTGTACTGAACTCGGACAACCTAGCTCAGGTTATTGAGCCCA AAATAATAAGTCATTTGGTGCAGAACAATATCGAAACTTGTATGGAG gTAATGCCTGCCTCCTCAGACCTGGAAGTAAAGGAGGTTCCATCTCATGAAGGAAAATATGAG ACCTTGTATAGCTGGGCTGGACTGCTGGAGTCATAA
- the LOC113726982 gene encoding uncharacterized protein isoform X2: protein MTIHAAVIQKLLSTNAHLGRRVAAHHFKIYSCGSRNAMTIIDSDKTLICLRNACNFIGNLVRLKGRFLFVNTNTLFDEIIEEMTKAIGIKNDKSWRLGGFLTNSSSPKKFRGRNKKLNLGAIHAPDCVVIFDTERKSSVILEAERLQVPIVGLVDSSMPWETYKKITYPVPANDSVQFVYLFCNLITKTFLYEQRKMKAAQGADDSTAGTREDDLQIETASKRGKIFVLPYESLQPAPEDVSDLKQLLDKVVVLKFNGRLGTNMGLNGPKSTIEVQNGMTCLDLVINQIESLNAKYGCDIPLLLANTVNTHDSTLKVLQQHTNKNIHAFLQSEEYEDDSDEAPHQDRMYASSHSEVYLSLKNSGKLDVLLSQGKEYILVLNSDNLAQVIEPKIISHLVQNNIETCMEVMPASSDLEVKEVPSHEGKYEELPSSILGVSNWNLKCVHASTKFRPCIAGLDCWSHNLPTTDYP, encoded by the exons ATGACGATCCACGCCGCAGTGATCCAAAAGCTCCTCAGTACAAACGCGCATTTGGGTCGCCGGGTCGCAGCTCACCACTTCAAAATCTACTCTTGCGGCTCCCGGAATGCCATGACTATAATAGACTCCGACAAGACTCTTATTTGCCTCCGCAACGCCTGCAATTTCATCGGCAACCTCGTCAGATTAAAAGGGCGGTTTCTTTTCGTCAATACCAACACCCTTTTCGACGAAATCATCGAGGAAATGACAAAAGCTATTGGGATTAAGAATGACAAGTCGTGGCGTCTTGGAGGCTTTTTAACAAACAGTTCGAGTCCCAAAAAGTTTCGCGGCCGGAATAAGAAGTTGAACTTGGGAGCCATTCACGCTCCTGATTGTGTGGTGATTTTCGATACGGAGAGGAAGTCTTCGGTTATTTTGGAGGCTGAAAGGTTGCAGGTTCCGATTGTGGGGCTCGTTGATTCGAGTATGCCGTGGGAAACTTATAAGAAGATTACTTATCCGGTGCCTGCCAATGATTCAGTTCaatttgtttacttgttttgTAATTTGATCACGAAAACTTTTTTGTATGagcaaagaaaaatgaaggCTGCACAAGGGGCAGATGATTCAACCGCTGGGACTCG GGAGGATGATTTACAAATTGAGACTGCTAGCAAGAGGGGTAAAATCTTTGTTCTTCCTTATGAAAGCCTGCAGCCTGCTCCTGAGG ATGTCTCAGACTTGAAGCAGCTGCTGGACAAAGTTGTGGTGTTGAAATTCAATGGAAGGCTGGGGACAAACATGGGTCTTAATGGGCCCAA GTCTACCATTGAAGTGCAGAATGGAATGACATGTCTTGATTTAGTTATCAATCAAATTGAG TCCCTCAACGCTAAATATGGATGTGACATTCCCCTGCTTCTGGCGAATACAGTTAATACGCATGATTCTACCTTAAAG GTTTTGCAGCAACACACGAACAAAAATATTCATGCGTTTCTCCAG AGTGAAGAGTATGAGGATGATTCAGATGAAGCTCCACACCAGGATAGAAT GTATGCGTCCAGTCACAGTGAAGTTTATCTTTCCTTGAAGAACAGTGGTAAACTTGATGTTCTATTATCTCAG GGTAAGGAGTATATTCTTGTACTGAACTCGGACAACCTAGCTCAGGTTATTGAGCCCA AAATAATAAGTCATTTGGTGCAGAACAATATCGAAACTTGTATGGAG gTAATGCCTGCCTCCTCAGACCTGGAAGTAAAGGAGGTTCCATCTCATGAAGGAAAATATGAG GAGCTACCTAGCAGCATACTAGGAGTATCCAACTGGAATCTCAAATGTGTACATGCTTCAACTAAATTCAGACCTTGTATAGCTGGGCTGGACTGCTGGAGTCATAACCTTCCAACGACAGACTACCCTTGA
- the LOC113726984 gene encoding protein PHLOEM PROTEIN 2-LIKE A1: MEPFGHSSDVILDPRRKKKWFDKKKRACYMIYPRSMVIFWGESEKYWSWEYFQETSGDYFEIAKLKQVCWFEIEGRLNTSELSPTVDYEAVFVIKLSQWAHGWETPLRLKLTLPGGKVQQRRVPLLEEPRGEWIEIRIGNFQIEKNESSGDIVGNLKTASGYWKQGLTLKCFIIRPVT, encoded by the exons ATGGAGCCGTTTGGCCATAGCAGTGATGTCATTCTTGATCCAAGAAGGAAG AAGAAATGGTTTGACAAGAAAAAAAGAGCTTGCTACATGATCTATCCCAGGTCTATGGTAATCTTCTGGGGTGAAAGTGAAAAGTACTGGAGCTGGGAATACTTTCAAGAAACAAG TGGGGACTATTTCGAGATAGCAAAACTCAAACAGGTATGCTGGTTCGAAATAGAAGGAAGACTGAACACTTCAGAGCTATCTCCCACGGTTGATTAtgaagctgtttttgtgatCAAGTTATCCCAGTGGGCACACGGGTGGGAGACACCCTTGAGGCTAAAACTCACCCTCCCCGGCGGAAAAGTACAACAACGTAGAGTTCCACTTTTGGAAGAGCCTCGAGGGGAGTGGATTGAGATCCGTATCGGCAACTTCCAGATTGAGAAGAATGAAAGTAGTGGagatattgttggaaatctcAAGACTGCAAGTGGGTATTGGAAGCAAGGATTAACTCTTAAATGTTTCATCATAAGACCTGTAACCTGA
- the LOC113726982 gene encoding UTP--glucose-1-phosphate uridylyltransferase isoform X1 — MTIHAAVIQKLLSTNAHLGRRVAAHHFKIYSCGSRNAMTIIDSDKTLICLRNACNFIGNLVRLKGRFLFVNTNTLFDEIIEEMTKAIGIKNDKSWRLGGFLTNSSSPKKFRGRNKKLNLGAIHAPDCVVIFDTERKSSVILEAERLQVPIVGLVDSSMPWETYKKITYPVPANDSVQFVYLFCNLITKTFLYEQRKMKAAQGADDSTAGTREDDLQIETASKRGKIFVLPYESLQPAPEDVSDLKQLLDKVVVLKFNGRLGTNMGLNGPKSTIEVQNGMTCLDLVINQIESLNAKYGCDIPLLLANTVNTHDSTLKVLQQHTNKNIHAFLQSEEYEDDSDEAPHQDRMYASSHSEVYLSLKNSGKLDVLLSQGKEYILVLNSDNLAQVIEPKIISHLVQNNIETCMEVMPASSDLEVKEVPSHEGKYESKENLKFTDTVWVSMNSIESLMHSSLVESSAISEFFDQASAISVPKSRYLPVEATSDLLLYQSDLYSFDEGIPTRSSARTNPADPLIELGPEFADVTEFHGRFKSMPSIIELDALEVTGDVWFGSDVTLKGKVSIHARPDVKMVIPDGAVLENRMITRPRDIEGPL, encoded by the exons ATGACGATCCACGCCGCAGTGATCCAAAAGCTCCTCAGTACAAACGCGCATTTGGGTCGCCGGGTCGCAGCTCACCACTTCAAAATCTACTCTTGCGGCTCCCGGAATGCCATGACTATAATAGACTCCGACAAGACTCTTATTTGCCTCCGCAACGCCTGCAATTTCATCGGCAACCTCGTCAGATTAAAAGGGCGGTTTCTTTTCGTCAATACCAACACCCTTTTCGACGAAATCATCGAGGAAATGACAAAAGCTATTGGGATTAAGAATGACAAGTCGTGGCGTCTTGGAGGCTTTTTAACAAACAGTTCGAGTCCCAAAAAGTTTCGCGGCCGGAATAAGAAGTTGAACTTGGGAGCCATTCACGCTCCTGATTGTGTGGTGATTTTCGATACGGAGAGGAAGTCTTCGGTTATTTTGGAGGCTGAAAGGTTGCAGGTTCCGATTGTGGGGCTCGTTGATTCGAGTATGCCGTGGGAAACTTATAAGAAGATTACTTATCCGGTGCCTGCCAATGATTCAGTTCaatttgtttacttgttttgTAATTTGATCACGAAAACTTTTTTGTATGagcaaagaaaaatgaaggCTGCACAAGGGGCAGATGATTCAACCGCTGGGACTCG GGAGGATGATTTACAAATTGAGACTGCTAGCAAGAGGGGTAAAATCTTTGTTCTTCCTTATGAAAGCCTGCAGCCTGCTCCTGAGG ATGTCTCAGACTTGAAGCAGCTGCTGGACAAAGTTGTGGTGTTGAAATTCAATGGAAGGCTGGGGACAAACATGGGTCTTAATGGGCCCAA GTCTACCATTGAAGTGCAGAATGGAATGACATGTCTTGATTTAGTTATCAATCAAATTGAG TCCCTCAACGCTAAATATGGATGTGACATTCCCCTGCTTCTGGCGAATACAGTTAATACGCATGATTCTACCTTAAAG GTTTTGCAGCAACACACGAACAAAAATATTCATGCGTTTCTCCAG AGTGAAGAGTATGAGGATGATTCAGATGAAGCTCCACACCAGGATAGAAT GTATGCGTCCAGTCACAGTGAAGTTTATCTTTCCTTGAAGAACAGTGGTAAACTTGATGTTCTATTATCTCAG GGTAAGGAGTATATTCTTGTACTGAACTCGGACAACCTAGCTCAGGTTATTGAGCCCA AAATAATAAGTCATTTGGTGCAGAACAATATCGAAACTTGTATGGAG gTAATGCCTGCCTCCTCAGACCTGGAAGTAAAGGAGGTTCCATCTCATGAAGGAAAATATGAG TCGAAGGAGAATCTGAAGTTTACTGATACCGT TTGGGTGAGTATGAACTCCATTGAAAGTCTTATGCATAGTTCTCTCGTTGAGAGCTCTGCTATTTCTGAG TTTTTTGACCAGGCATCTGCAATAAGTGTTCCAAAATCAAGATATCTTCCAGTTGAAGCAACATCCGATTTACTTCTGTACCAG TCGGATCTTTATAGTTTTGATGAAGGCATTCCTACACGGAGCTCAGCCAGAACAAATCCTGCTGATCCTCTGATTGAATTAGGACCCGAGTTTGCAGAT GTTACTGAATTCCATGGTCGTTTTAAGTCAATGCCTAGCATCATTGAGCTTGATGCATTGGAGGTAACTGGTGATGTATGGTTTGGAAGTGATGTAACTCTGAAG GGGAAAGTTAGCATCCACGCAAGACCAGATGTAAAGATGGTAATTCCTGATGGAGCAGTACTTGAAAACAGG ATGATTACAAGGCCGAGAGACATTGAAGGACCTTTATAG